From Thermodesulfobacteriota bacterium, a single genomic window includes:
- the tuf gene encoding elongation factor Tu: protein MSKVKFERTKPHVNVGTIGHIDHGKTTLTAAITKHSGFKGMAKYVAFDQIDKAPEERERGITIATAHVEYETAKRHYAHVDCPGHADYIKNMITGAAQMDGAILVVGADDGPMPQTREHILLARQVGVPSILVFLNKCDMVDDEELIELVELELRELLTKYGFPGDDTPIIRGSALKALQSDDPDSADAKCIFELLNTLDSYIPEPQRDIDKPFLMPIEDVFSISGRGTVVTGRIDRGIIKVGEEIEIVGIRETAKTVCTGVEMFRKLLDEGRAGDNVGLLLRGTKRDEVERGQVVAKPKSITPHTKFKAEVYVLSKEEGGRHTPFFSGYRPQFYFRTTDVTGILTLPEGVEMVMPGDNVTITGELITPIAMEKELRFAIREGGRTVGAGVVSEIVE from the coding sequence ATGTCAAAAGTCAAGTTTGAGCGAACCAAGCCGCATGTGAATGTGGGTACGATAGGTCATATAGATCATGGGAAGACGACGTTGACGGCGGCCATAACGAAGCACAGTGGTTTCAAGGGGATGGCGAAGTATGTGGCCTTTGATCAGATTGACAAGGCGCCTGAGGAGCGGGAGCGCGGTATAACGATCGCGACGGCGCACGTGGAGTACGAGACGGCCAAGCGTCATTACGCGCATGTGGACTGCCCCGGTCACGCGGATTACATCAAGAACATGATTACCGGTGCGGCGCAGATGGACGGAGCGATACTGGTGGTGGGAGCGGATGACGGGCCGATGCCGCAGACGCGGGAGCACATACTTTTGGCGCGTCAGGTTGGGGTGCCGAGCATTCTGGTGTTTTTGAACAAGTGCGACATGGTGGATGATGAGGAGTTGATTGAGCTGGTGGAGTTGGAGCTTCGGGAGCTGTTGACGAAGTACGGGTTTCCGGGGGATGACACACCGATCATTCGGGGGAGCGCGTTGAAGGCGCTGCAGAGTGACGATCCGGACAGCGCGGACGCCAAGTGTATATTTGAGCTTTTGAACACGCTGGATTCGTATATTCCCGAGCCGCAGCGGGATATTGACAAGCCTTTCCTGATGCCGATAGAGGATGTTTTCAGCATATCGGGTCGCGGGACGGTGGTGACGGGCCGGATCGACCGAGGGATCATCAAGGTTGGTGAAGAGATTGAGATTGTAGGGATACGGGAGACGGCCAAGACGGTGTGTACGGGTGTGGAGATGTTCCGCAAGCTGCTGGATGAGGGGCGGGCGGGAGACAACGTCGGGTTGTTGTTGCGTGGTACGAAGCGTGACGAGGTGGAGCGTGGACAGGTGGTGGCCAAGCCGAAGTCGATCACGCCGCACACCAAGTTCAAGGCTGAGGTATACGTGTTGAGTAAAGAGGAAGGTGGCCGGCATACGCCGTTTTTCAGCGGGTATCGGCCGCAGTTTTATTTTCGGACGACGGACGTGACGGGGATATTGACGCTTCCGGAGGGAGTGGAGATGGTAATGCCCGGTGACAACGTGACGATTACCGGGGAGCTGATCACGCCGATCGCGATGGAGAAGGAACTCCGGTTTGCGATCCGGGAAGGCGGCCGCACGGTCGGCGCCGGCGTCGTCAGCGAAATAGTTGAATAA
- the rpsS gene encoding 30S ribosomal protein S19 yields the protein MPRSLKKGPFVEESLEKKINAARGTKSSQVIKTWSRRSTIIPEMVGLTFAVHNGKKFVPVFVTENMVGHKLGEFSPTRTFFGHAGSKKTKVK from the coding sequence ATGCCACGGTCTTTAAAGAAAGGGCCTTTTGTTGAGGAGTCCTTGGAAAAGAAAATAAATGCCGCAAGAGGTACAAAAAGCAGTCAGGTGATCAAAACCTGGTCCAGGCGGTCGACAATAATACCGGAAATGGTCGGATTGACTTTCGCGGTTCATAATGGAAAAAAGTTCGTCCCGGTGTTTGTCACGGAAAATATGGTAGGTCACAAGCTGGGTGAATTTTCTCCTACCCGTACGTTCTTCGGGCACGCGGGTTCCAAGAAGACAAAAGTAAAATAG
- the rpsC gene encoding 30S ribosomal protein S3, with product MGQKVNPLGLRLGIIRTWDSQWYADKEYADFILEDFKLREFVKTKLKHAGIEKVEIERSFNRIKIRIFAARPGIVIGKKGIEIEQLKDEIKKKVVSGKDLSIDIQEVKKPEMVAQLVAENVASQLERRVAFRRAMKRGVSASMKFGAKGIKIICSGRLGGAEMARREWYKEGRVPLHTLRADIDYGFVEAKTTYGLIGVKVFLFKGEVMKKTQKKTGSRG from the coding sequence TTGGGCCAGAAAGTCAATCCACTCGGGTTAAGGCTTGGTATTATCAGAACTTGGGACTCGCAGTGGTATGCCGATAAAGAGTACGCTGATTTTATACTGGAAGACTTCAAGTTGCGGGAATTCGTTAAAACGAAGCTGAAACACGCCGGTATAGAAAAAGTGGAAATTGAACGGTCTTTCAATCGGATCAAAATCAGGATTTTTGCCGCCAGACCGGGTATCGTGATTGGAAAAAAAGGAATTGAGATCGAACAGTTGAAAGACGAGATTAAGAAGAAGGTTGTTTCGGGAAAAGATTTATCCATCGATATTCAGGAAGTTAAAAAACCGGAAATGGTCGCGCAGCTGGTCGCCGAGAATGTCGCCAGTCAGTTGGAAAGGCGGGTTGCTTTTCGACGGGCCATGAAGAGAGGGGTTTCCGCCTCCATGAAGTTCGGCGCCAAAGGGATAAAAATTATCTGCTCCGGCCGTCTGGGCGGTGCGGAGATGGCTCGGCGGGAGTGGTACAAGGAAGGGCGTGTGCCGCTTCACACGTTGAGAGCCGACATAGATTATGGATTTGTAGAAGCAAAGACTACTTATGGCCTGATCGGTGTCAAGGTGTTTTTGTTTAAAGGCGAAGTGATGAAGAAAACCCAGAAGAAAACTGGATCACGCGGTTAG
- the rplD gene encoding 50S ribosomal protein L4: MAVTEVKNIKGETVSKADLPDSIFDIEVKKSVLHEVVTMQLANRRTATASVRHRSDVQGSTVKLFRQKGTGRARRGDIRSPLLKGGGVTFGPNGRKYAYDVPKKIKKAALKMALASKKQENAITVVDSLNFDQIKTKPVSDMLKALGQNNVLFVTDGKNESLELSARNIPGVKVLRCEGLNVYDVLKYRHLVLQESALAVIEGRLS, encoded by the coding sequence ATGGCTGTCACAGAAGTGAAAAACATCAAAGGAGAGACTGTCTCAAAGGCGGATCTGCCGGACAGTATTTTCGATATTGAAGTCAAAAAAAGCGTGCTTCACGAGGTGGTGACCATGCAACTGGCGAACAGGCGGACTGCCACCGCTTCCGTCAGACATCGGTCGGATGTCCAGGGAAGTACCGTCAAGCTATTCAGGCAGAAAGGAACGGGACGGGCACGAAGGGGGGATATCCGGTCTCCTCTGCTAAAAGGAGGTGGTGTCACCTTTGGTCCCAACGGCCGCAAGTACGCTTATGATGTACCTAAAAAGATTAAGAAAGCCGCTTTGAAAATGGCGTTGGCCAGCAAGAAACAGGAAAACGCGATCACTGTTGTGGACAGCCTGAACTTTGATCAGATCAAAACAAAGCCGGTTTCTGATATGTTAAAAGCCCTGGGACAGAATAATGTTTTATTCGTAACCGACGGGAAAAACGAGTCGCTTGAGCTTTCGGCACGTAATATCCCCGGGGTAAAGGTTTTACGGTGTGAAGGGCTGAATGTTTATGATGTGCTGAAATACCGGCATCTTGTCCTGCAGGAGTCAGCACTGGCGGTTATTGAAGGGAGGCTTTCATAA
- the rplB gene encoding 50S ribosomal protein L2, whose translation MGIRKVKATSPGRRFQEYSTFEEITEKKPSVKSLVKPLSKSGGRNAYGRITCRHRGGGHKRHYRVIDFKRDKVNIPAKVAAIEYDPNRSARIALLFYVDGEKRYILAPVNLKVGDIVMSGPEAELKPGNAMPIEGMPLGTEIHNIELKLGKGGQIVRSAGNYAKLMAKERQYALVRLPSGEVRKVLSRCMATVGRLGNVEHDDISLGKAGRSRWLGIRPSVRGVVMNPIDHPMGGGEGKSSGGRHPCSPWGWKTKGVRTRKNKKTDMFIVNRRKK comes from the coding sequence ATGGGTATTAGAAAAGTAAAAGCGACGTCTCCTGGAAGGAGATTTCAGGAATATTCGACTTTCGAAGAGATAACGGAGAAGAAGCCTTCCGTTAAAAGTCTAGTTAAACCTCTGAGCAAATCCGGGGGGCGCAATGCTTACGGACGCATTACCTGCCGTCACAGAGGAGGCGGACATAAACGGCATTATCGGGTAATTGATTTTAAACGTGACAAGGTGAATATCCCGGCAAAAGTGGCGGCGATAGAGTATGACCCCAACCGGTCGGCCAGAATAGCCCTGCTCTTTTATGTGGACGGAGAAAAGAGATATATCCTGGCGCCGGTGAATCTTAAGGTGGGTGATATCGTTATGAGCGGTCCGGAAGCCGAGTTGAAACCGGGAAACGCCATGCCCATTGAAGGAATGCCGTTGGGAACCGAAATTCATAATATTGAGTTGAAGCTGGGGAAGGGCGGCCAGATCGTTCGCAGTGCCGGAAATTATGCCAAATTGATGGCGAAAGAACGGCAATATGCTCTGGTCAGGCTTCCTTCAGGAGAAGTTAGAAAAGTGCTGTCCCGCTGTATGGCCACGGTCGGCCGGCTGGGTAATGTTGAACACGACGATATTTCGCTTGGAAAGGCTGGCCGCAGCCGGTGGCTGGGAATTAGGCCCAGTGTCCGCGGTGTCGTAATGAACCCCATCGATCATCCCATGGGCGGCGGTGAAGGGAAGTCATCCGGTGGCCGTCACCCCTGTTCTCCATGGGGCTGGAAGACCAAAGGCGTCCGGACCCGGAAAAACAAGAAAACGGATATGTTTATCGTCAATAGACGCAAGAAGTAA
- the rpsL gene encoding 30S ribosomal protein S12, with protein sequence MPTINQLVRKGRKRASKKTTTPALKGSPQKRGVCVRVYTSTPKKPNSALRKVARVRLTTGTEVTAYIPGVGHNLQEHSVVLVRGGRVKDLPGVRYHIVRGTLDTLGVDDRRQGRSKYGTKKPK encoded by the coding sequence ATGCCTACAATTAATCAGCTGGTGCGCAAAGGCCGAAAAAGAGCCAGCAAGAAGACAACGACACCGGCCTTGAAAGGGTCGCCGCAAAAAAGAGGCGTGTGCGTGAGGGTCTATACCTCCACGCCGAAGAAACCCAACTCGGCCTTGCGTAAAGTAGCCAGGGTGCGGTTAACTACGGGTACCGAAGTAACCGCCTATATCCCGGGCGTTGGTCACAATCTTCAAGAACATTCCGTCGTTCTGGTAAGAGGCGGCCGTGTTAAGGACCTGCCGGGCGTCCGATATCATATCGTAAGGGGTACGCTGGATACGCTGGGCGTTGACGATAGACGTCAGGGACGATCTAAATACGGCACCAAAAAGCCGAAGTAG
- the rplW gene encoding 50S ribosomal protein L23, with product MLAYDIIKRPVNTEKTNIQQEKANQVTFEVDRRANRVEIARAVEQAFKTKVADVQTIQVKGKKKRMGRHLGKRRDWKKAVVTLMPGERIEFFDGV from the coding sequence ATGCTCGCGTACGATATCATTAAACGTCCGGTAAATACCGAAAAGACCAATATACAGCAGGAGAAGGCCAATCAGGTAACGTTCGAGGTAGACCGTAGGGCGAATCGAGTTGAGATAGCCAGAGCCGTAGAACAAGCCTTTAAAACCAAAGTTGCCGACGTCCAGACAATTCAAGTGAAGGGGAAAAAGAAACGGATGGGCAGGCATCTTGGGAAACGGCGGGACTGGAAAAAAGCGGTGGTCACGTTAATGCCGGGCGAGAGAATCGAGTTTTTTGACGGGGTCTGA
- the rplV gene encoding 50S ribosomal protein L22 has translation MEEIRAVSKYLRTSPQKVRRLIHCIKGKPVQEGLDRLKFMPQKAAGLVAKTVRSAVASAEEKKIDVDSLVITNVCVDQGPSLKRFRPRARGRASRILKRTSHITVILTEESVS, from the coding sequence ATGGAGGAAATAAGGGCGGTATCGAAATATTTACGTACTTCTCCGCAAAAGGTTCGCAGATTGATCCATTGCATTAAAGGGAAACCGGTTCAGGAAGGGCTTGACAGGCTTAAGTTTATGCCGCAAAAAGCTGCGGGCCTGGTCGCAAAAACGGTGAGGTCGGCTGTCGCCAGCGCGGAAGAAAAAAAGATTGACGTTGATTCTTTGGTAATAACAAATGTTTGTGTTGATCAGGGACCATCGTTGAAGCGATTCAGACCGCGCGCCCGCGGCCGGGCTTCTCGGATACTGAAGAGGACAAGTCATATCACGGTGATTCTGACGGAAGAGTCGGTTTCGTAA
- the rplC gene encoding 50S ribosomal protein L3: MCKGILGRKLGMTGMFSNDGRYVPITVVEAGPCVVTQIKTVATDGYDALQLGFVEKKPGKVNKPLAGHFKKSGGRAFRHLGEFSVDDPQGYSLGQTLSPLLFSVGERVNVTGITKGRGFSGVVRRHGFGGGRKTHGGHCHRLPGSIGCSAWPSRVTRGKRMPGRFGNTRNTTRSLEIFDIREEENLILIKGAVPGAKNGLVQIRKVS; encoded by the coding sequence ATGTGCAAAGGGATTTTAGGACGAAAACTGGGAATGACCGGCATGTTTTCCAATGATGGCCGATATGTTCCGATTACCGTGGTTGAGGCGGGGCCGTGTGTCGTTACACAGATTAAAACAGTAGCGACGGATGGTTATGACGCGCTTCAACTCGGTTTTGTGGAAAAAAAGCCGGGTAAGGTTAACAAGCCCCTGGCCGGCCATTTTAAAAAAAGCGGTGGACGGGCATTTCGTCATTTAGGCGAATTTTCTGTGGATGACCCTCAAGGGTACAGCCTGGGGCAAACTTTATCCCCGCTGCTGTTCTCTGTCGGGGAACGGGTTAATGTAACAGGTATTACAAAAGGGCGTGGATTTTCCGGCGTTGTCAGGCGTCATGGTTTTGGCGGTGGCAGGAAAACCCATGGCGGGCATTGTCACCGGTTACCAGGATCCATCGGTTGCAGCGCTTGGCCCAGCAGAGTAACCCGGGGAAAAAGGATGCCCGGAAGATTCGGTAATACCCGTAACACCACGAGAAGTTTGGAAATATTTGATATCAGAGAAGAAGAAAACCTTATTTTGATCAAAGGGGCCGTCCCGGGCGCTAAAAACGGACTGGTCCAAATCAGAAAAGTATCATAG
- the rpsJ gene encoding 30S ribosomal protein S10, with product MMNTKIRIKLKAYDHKLLDQSALDIVDTARKTGARVLGPIPLPTKINKFCVLRSPHVNKKSREQFEMRTHKRLLDILEPTQQTVDALMKLDLSPGVDVAIKL from the coding sequence ATTATGAATACAAAAATTAGAATTAAATTGAAGGCGTACGACCATAAATTACTGGATCAATCCGCCTTGGACATTGTAGACACGGCCAGGAAAACGGGGGCCAGGGTGCTGGGCCCGATTCCGCTACCGACAAAAATAAATAAATTTTGCGTGTTGCGGTCGCCGCATGTGAACAAGAAATCCCGGGAGCAGTTTGAAATGCGTACTCATAAACGGCTTTTGGATATTCTTGAGCCGACGCAGCAGACGGTTGATGCGCTCATGAAGCTCGATCTTTCACCGGGTGTGGATGTGGCGATAAAATTATAG
- the rpoC gene encoding DNA-directed RNA polymerase subunit beta' produces METVYDFFAKPVNPKSFSGIKIGLASSEQILHWSYGEITKPETINYRTFRPERDGLFCAKIFGPIKDFECNCGKYKRMKHRGVTCEKCGVEVIQSKVRRERMAHIKLATPVSHIWFLKSLPTKIGNVLDLTQKELESVLYFDSYIVIDPKDTDLKKMALLSEEEYQEAREKFSSGFVAGMGADAIRGLLSGIDVDALSAELRSELETTSVETKRKKLAKRLKIVDAFRKSRISPAWMIMDVIPVLPPDLRPLVPLEGGRFATSDLNDLYRRVINRNNRLKRLIELKAPEIILRNEKRMLQEAVDVLFDNGRHGRAVTGSNKRPLKSLTDTLKGKQGRFRQNLLGKRVDYSGRTVITIGPNLRLHQCGLPKQMALELFKPFIYYRLEQKGYVSTVKSAKKMVERETSEVWDTLEEVVKEYPVMLNRAPTLHRLGIQAFEPVLIEGKAIQLHPLVCTAFNADFDGDQMAVHVPLSVEAQIEARVLMLSSNNILSPANGSPIIVPTQDIVLGLYYMTIIFEGVKGEGSVFSGPEEVVAAYDAGVVDLHAAVTVRINGKRYKTSVGRVFLWETIPQDYIPVFQTFHCSTKKDANAALSEIKKGLPFAAAAEKYDDKARITELSLKQHVLEDQYGISQADVEYLFSLKPQECSDVIEEKGGYRLFRMDGRRSEIPFEMVNRPLGKKAVRELVDSAYRNIGIKATVIFADRLKDVGYKYSTAGGLSISIDAMVVPARKTVIIREAEARIEEIAAQYRDGLITSGEKYNKAVDIWSKATDDIANEMMEAMKAMSGSAKAGDGSGKKTGLNTKFNPIYIMADSGARGSKDQMRQLAGMRGLMAKPSGEIIETPITANFREGLSVLQYFISTHGARKGLADTALKTANSGYLTRKLADVAQDCVIEEEDCGTTMGVEVESLVEGGEVIERLVDRVLGRIAVEDIVNPFTDELIVHQGEEITERHVDAIQNSGITRIRIRSVLTCKSRKGICAKCYGRDFAHGRLVELGQAVGILAAQSIGEPGTQLTMRTFHIGGAASRKVEQAEIRARVEGLINFGNLNLVLNADNQYVVMDRRGGEFTIVSKSGKEVEKCPVIYGAAITVKDGQSVKAGDLLATWDPFTTPIVAEIGGVVKFGDIIIGKTMQELVDPVTGKSSRTIVDSKAHDVRPRISIKDKEGKTATLPGGKGYARYPLPVDAVILVEENDEIRAGDVIAKLPRSTTKTKDITGGLPRVAELFEVRKPKEPAVLSEINGYVTIARAATKKGKQKVTVTPVDGGEPREYLIPRGKHINLYDGDYIKAGEEIVAGSANPQDVLSIKGDVELARYLVNEVQEVYRLQGVSINDKHIEVIVRQMMRRIKIKETGDTEFITDEQVDKIRFEEANREVVQKGGRPAVGEPLILGITKASLATDSFISAASFQETTKVLTDASIAGKVDNLKGLKENLVMGRLIPAGTGFVEYQREKKVEQSNAG; encoded by the coding sequence TTGGAAACGGTATACGATTTCTTTGCGAAACCTGTAAACCCCAAGTCGTTTTCGGGTATTAAAATCGGGCTGGCCTCGTCTGAACAGATTCTGCACTGGTCTTACGGCGAAATCACCAAGCCGGAAACGATCAACTACAGGACGTTCAGGCCGGAGCGGGATGGGCTGTTCTGCGCCAAGATATTCGGGCCGATCAAGGATTTTGAGTGTAATTGCGGTAAATACAAACGCATGAAGCACCGCGGAGTTACTTGTGAAAAGTGCGGCGTCGAAGTCATTCAGTCAAAAGTGCGTCGGGAACGGATGGCGCATATCAAGCTGGCGACGCCGGTTTCCCATATCTGGTTTTTGAAAAGTCTGCCGACAAAAATCGGCAACGTTTTGGATCTGACGCAAAAGGAGCTTGAGAGCGTACTTTATTTCGACAGCTATATCGTTATTGATCCCAAAGATACCGACCTGAAAAAGATGGCGCTCTTGTCGGAAGAGGAATATCAGGAGGCGCGGGAAAAATTCAGTTCGGGTTTTGTCGCTGGAATGGGCGCTGACGCCATACGCGGACTTCTGTCCGGGATCGACGTCGATGCATTGAGCGCGGAACTGCGTAGCGAACTGGAGACCACCTCGGTTGAAACCAAACGGAAAAAACTGGCCAAACGGTTGAAGATCGTTGATGCGTTCAGGAAGAGCAGAATATCTCCGGCTTGGATGATTATGGATGTAATCCCGGTGCTGCCTCCCGATTTGCGCCCGCTGGTTCCATTGGAAGGCGGTCGGTTTGCCACTTCCGATCTCAATGATTTATACCGGCGGGTGATAAACCGCAACAACCGGTTGAAGCGCCTGATCGAACTGAAGGCACCGGAAATCATTCTGCGCAATGAAAAGAGAATGCTTCAGGAAGCGGTCGATGTGCTGTTTGATAACGGCCGTCACGGTCGGGCGGTAACGGGAAGTAATAAGCGGCCGCTGAAATCACTTACCGACACACTGAAAGGCAAGCAGGGGCGTTTCCGGCAGAACCTTCTGGGAAAACGGGTCGACTATTCCGGCCGAACGGTTATTACCATCGGGCCCAACTTGCGCCTGCATCAATGCGGATTGCCCAAACAGATGGCTCTGGAGCTGTTTAAGCCGTTTATTTATTACCGGCTGGAGCAGAAAGGATATGTCTCCACTGTAAAAAGCGCCAAGAAAATGGTGGAACGGGAGACCTCGGAAGTCTGGGATACCCTGGAGGAGGTCGTCAAGGAGTATCCGGTTATGCTGAACCGGGCGCCGACATTGCATCGACTCGGTATTCAGGCCTTTGAGCCGGTTCTGATCGAGGGCAAGGCCATTCAGTTGCATCCGCTGGTATGTACCGCGTTTAACGCCGACTTCGATGGTGACCAGATGGCCGTCCATGTGCCCCTGTCAGTGGAGGCACAGATTGAAGCCCGCGTACTGATGCTGTCGTCAAACAACATCCTGTCACCCGCCAACGGCAGCCCCATTATTGTCCCCACCCAGGACATCGTTCTGGGGCTTTATTACATGACCATTATCTTTGAAGGTGTCAAGGGGGAAGGCAGCGTTTTTTCCGGCCCCGAAGAGGTTGTCGCTGCGTATGATGCCGGGGTCGTTGATCTTCATGCCGCCGTTACCGTTCGTATCAATGGGAAACGCTATAAAACGTCAGTGGGGCGGGTTTTTCTGTGGGAAACTATTCCTCAGGATTATATCCCCGTGTTTCAGACATTCCACTGCTCAACCAAAAAGGATGCCAACGCCGCTTTGTCTGAAATCAAGAAAGGGTTGCCGTTTGCGGCGGCGGCCGAAAAATATGACGACAAGGCCAGGATCACAGAGCTGTCTTTGAAACAGCATGTGCTGGAAGATCAGTATGGCATCAGCCAGGCGGATGTGGAGTATCTTTTTTCGCTGAAGCCCCAGGAATGCAGCGATGTGATCGAAGAAAAAGGCGGCTACCGGTTGTTTAGAATGGATGGGCGACGGAGTGAAATTCCATTTGAAATGGTTAACAGACCTCTTGGGAAGAAAGCGGTTCGGGAACTGGTGGACAGTGCTTACCGGAACATCGGCATCAAAGCGACGGTGATTTTTGCCGACAGGCTCAAAGATGTCGGTTACAAGTATTCGACCGCCGGCGGCCTCTCCATTTCCATCGACGCCATGGTTGTCCCGGCGAGAAAGACGGTCATCATCAGGGAGGCGGAAGCAAGAATAGAAGAAATCGCCGCCCAGTACAGAGACGGTTTAATTACATCCGGCGAAAAGTACAACAAGGCCGTTGATATCTGGTCGAAGGCCACGGACGATATCGCCAATGAGATGATGGAGGCGATGAAGGCCATGTCCGGATCAGCGAAGGCGGGAGACGGGTCTGGTAAAAAAACGGGTCTTAACACTAAATTTAACCCCATATACATCATGGCCGATTCGGGAGCCAGAGGCAGTAAGGACCAGATGCGCCAACTGGCGGGGATGCGCGGATTGATGGCCAAACCTTCAGGTGAAATTATCGAGACGCCGATTACGGCTAATTTCCGGGAGGGGCTCAGTGTTCTCCAGTATTTTATTTCGACGCACGGCGCTCGAAAAGGTCTTGCGGATACAGCGCTTAAAACGGCCAACTCCGGTTATCTGACCAGAAAACTGGCCGATGTGGCGCAGGACTGTGTCATTGAGGAAGAGGACTGTGGAACGACCATGGGCGTGGAGGTGGAGTCCCTGGTGGAAGGCGGAGAAGTCATTGAACGTTTGGTGGACCGCGTCCTCGGCCGCATAGCCGTTGAGGATATCGTTAATCCGTTTACCGATGAACTGATCGTCCATCAGGGAGAGGAAATAACCGAACGACATGTTGATGCCATTCAGAATTCGGGCATCACCCGGATTCGAATTCGTTCCGTACTGACCTGCAAAAGCAGAAAAGGGATTTGCGCCAAATGTTACGGCCGTGATTTCGCCCATGGGCGGCTGGTCGAACTGGGCCAGGCGGTAGGTATTCTGGCGGCGCAGTCGATCGGTGAGCCGGGTACGCAGTTAACCATGCGGACGTTTCACATCGGCGGCGCGGCCAGCCGGAAAGTGGAGCAGGCGGAGATCCGAGCCCGAGTCGAGGGGTTGATTAATTTCGGGAACCTTAATCTGGTGCTGAACGCGGATAATCAATATGTCGTAATGGACCGCAGAGGCGGCGAGTTCACTATCGTCAGCAAGTCCGGCAAAGAGGTGGAAAAATGTCCGGTCATATACGGCGCGGCCATAACCGTCAAGGACGGACAGAGTGTTAAGGCCGGTGACCTGCTGGCCACCTGGGACCCGTTTACCACTCCGATCGTGGCGGAAATCGGGGGGGTAGTAAAGTTCGGTGATATTATTATCGGCAAAACGATGCAGGAACTGGTTGACCCGGTAACGGGAAAATCCAGTCGGACCATAGTTGACAGCAAAGCCCATGATGTCAGGCCGAGAATTTCCATCAAGGATAAAGAGGGAAAAACCGCGACACTGCCGGGCGGCAAGGGATACGCACGGTATCCGTTACCGGTTGATGCGGTTATTCTGGTAGAAGAAAATGATGAAATCAGGGCGGGGGATGTGATTGCCAAGCTGCCCCGGTCTACCACGAAAACCAAGGACATTACCGGCGGTCTCCCCCGTGTGGCGGAATTATTCGAGGTCCGCAAGCCCAAGGAACCCGCCGTTTTAAGCGAGATAAACGGCTATGTGACCATCGCCCGGGCCGCCACGAAAAAAGGCAAGCAGAAGGTGACGGTAACACCGGTAGACGGCGGAGAACCCAGAGAATACCTGATCCCGCGGGGGAAGCATATCAACCTTTATGACGGCGACTATATCAAGGCCGGTGAAGAAATCGTGGCGGGTTCGGCCAACCCCCAGGATGTGCTTTCTATTAAGGGAGATGTCGAGCTGGCGCGTTACCTTGTCAACGAGGTCCAGGAGGTCTATCGGCTACAGGGCGTTTCCATCAATGACAAGCATATAGAAGTAATCGTTCGCCAGATGATGCGGCGCATAAAAATAAAAGAAACGGGTGACACCGAATTCATCACCGACGAGCAGGTCGATAAAATAAGGTTTGAGGAAGCCAACCGGGAAGTCGTTCAAAAGGGTGGGAGGCCGGCGGTGGGTGAGCCGTTGATCCTGGGTATTACCAAAGCGTCGCTGGCGACGGACAGCTTTATTTCCGCGGCCTCTTTTCAGGAGACGACCAAGGTGTTGACGGATGCGAGTATCGCCGGCAAGGTCGACAATTTGAAAGGACTAAAAGAAAATCTGGTAATGGGCAGGCTGATTCCGGCGGGAACCGGATTCGTGGAATACCAGCGGGAGAAGAAGGTCGAACAGTCGAATGCCGGTTAA
- the rpsG gene encoding 30S ribosomal protein S7, whose protein sequence is MARKREIPARPVMPDAKYNSKLVTMFVHKIMRDGKKSTAESVLYKAFDVIQQKAGKQPLEVFESALNNVKPKIEVKSRRVGGSTYQVPTEIREPRRIALAIRWLLTFSAVRAEKGMHAKLAGELMDAASERGASVKKKEDTHKMAEANKAFAHYRW, encoded by the coding sequence ATGGCAAGAAAAAGAGAAATTCCGGCCCGTCCGGTGATGCCGGACGCCAAATACAATAGCAAACTGGTGACGATGTTTGTTCACAAGATTATGCGCGATGGCAAGAAGAGTACAGCCGAGTCGGTACTTTACAAGGCTTTTGATGTTATCCAGCAGAAAGCCGGTAAGCAGCCGCTGGAAGTATTTGAAAGCGCATTAAATAATGTCAAGCCGAAAATCGAGGTAAAATCCAGACGCGTTGGCGGCTCCACATACCAGGTGCCGACAGAGATCAGAGAGCCGAGACGGATCGCCCTGGCTATTCGCTGGCTGCTGACTTTTTCCGCAGTCCGTGCGGAAAAGGGTATGCATGCAAAACTGGCGGGTGAGTTGATGGATGCCGCGAGCGAAAGAGGCGCATCCGTCAAAAAGAAAGAAGATACGCATAAAATGGCGGAAGCCAACAAGGCTTTTGCCCATTACCGGTGGTAG